CGCCGAACCGGTCAAGAATGTAGGCCGTCACGGCCTGACTCCCCAGCGCCCGGTGCCCCGACCCGTGGAACCCGTCGCCTCTGCGCCCGGTGTGGAAAAAGTGGAGGAGAAGCGCGGCTGGAATCCGTTCAAGCGCCGGAAATAGCGCTTCGATCCATCCCACCCTGGTGCACGGGAGAAACTTCCTCCCTGCACCTTCACATTCTTCCCTCGCACCGGCAGATGGCTTCAGCTCACGATCTTGACCATCTGCAGGATCGCGCCGAGGTGATACGCCACATGCGCGACCGCGCCGGCCAGACCGCCCGTCACGTCGCCATCCACTGGGGCTGCCCGTCGGCTCTGGGCAAAGGCCACTACTCCCTCGTACGCGGCCTGCACGCGCGTTCGCAGGGCGCCCCACTCGTCGGGTGTGACCTGCGGAGGCAGAAAGCTGCCCTTCCAGTCGAAGGGGCCCCGGTCACCGTCGCGTTCCCAGCGGACGATGACCTCCATGTGGAACGCGGCGTGCCGCGCTTGACCGGCGATGCTGGTGCCGTTCACATCGTGGCTGGCCTGCACGGCGTCGATGCTGTCCAGCGTGGCGAGGAGACCGTGGTTGCCGCTGCCGTCCGCCTTCGTGCCGTCCAGGAAGGCAGTCCCCTGGCCGGGCGTGCCACCTTCCACCGCTTCTTTCAGGATGTCGAGAATGCCATCAATCGGATGCTGAGGTTCCTGGGCAGGGGATTCCTGGGTCATGCCACAGCGTATCCAGGACTGCGAGCAAAGGGATGCGCCGCGTGGCTCTGGTCAGCGCCCGTCCAGTCTGGTATGGTTGTCAATTGCGCTGCGTCGGCGAGGACGAGCCTTGCACCGGACGCCCGCATTGGAGGTGAATCATGAACACATACGACCTGAATTTGATCCTCAACCCGAACCTGAGCGCCGAGCAGGTGCAGATCGAGAAGGACTTCATCGAGAGCACCATGAAGAACGCCGGGGCCGAACTGAGCAACCTCGATGACCTGGGCAACCGCCGCCTGGCCTACCAGGTGGGCAAGGATCGCGAGGGCTACTACCTGATGTACACCATCAAGGCCGGTGGCAACCCCGAGAAGGACATCGCGTCGACGCTACGCCTGCGCGATCACGTGCGCCGCGTCCTGGTGGTGAAAGACCGCCCGGAGTGGAAGACCAAGAAGGCCTGAGCATCCCAGGAGCACTACGCTCTTGACAGAATGCCCAGGGCTTGTTACAGTTCGGTCAACCTGCAAAGGCCGCACCGCCAGCAACGTTAAAGCCCCCAGTACGGGAATCCCACCGGAAACCCAGCCAGCCACAAAGGAGCAACCAGTATGGCCAGAGGCATGAACCACGTCTACCTGATCGGCGCCCTCGCCCGTGACCCCGAACTGCGGTACACCCCCAGCGGCACCGCCGTATTCGAGGCCACCGTCGCCGGAGAAGACCACATCATCGGCACGGACGGACGCGAGCGCAAACTCCCCTGGTACCACCGGGTCAGCATTCTCGGGAAGCCCGCCGAATGGCAGGCCGAACGTAACCTCAAGGGCGGCGACGCCGTGATGGTGGAAGGCAACCTGGAGTATTCCCAGTGGGAAGCGCCGGAAGGCGGCAAACGCAGCATGGTGCGCGTGAAGGCCCTGCGCATGGAACAGCTCGGCTACCAGCCGGAGCTCGTTCAGGACGCCGGAGGCGGCGTTCGCATGGGCAGCGGCATGAACGAAGTCATGATGATCGGCAACGTCACCCGTGACCCCGACCTGAGGTACACCCCCGCCGGCGACGCCGTGCTCGGACTCGGCCTGGCCGTGAACGAGACCTGGACGGATCGACAGGGGCAGAAACAGGAAAAGACCCACTGGATCGACGTGACGCTGTGGCGTGAGCTGGCCGAGAGCCTGAAGGATCTGAAAAAAGGCGACCCCGTCGTCGTTCAGGGCCGACTGGTGAACGAGGCTTGGACGGACAAGGACGGCAACAAGCGCAACAGCACCAAAGTAGAAGCGACGAGGGTCGAAGCCCTGTCCCGAGGCGCCGCCACCGGCCAAGCCGGTTACGCTGCCTCCCCCGCGACGCCTCGCACGCAGACCGCGAGCAGCGCCGCGCGCCCCCAGGCCAACCGGGCACCCGCCACGGCCAGTCGGGGAGCGACCACGGGGAACCGTTCGGGCGGCTTGGATATTGATCAAGGTCTCGACGACTTCCCACCCGAGGAAGAAGACCTGCCCTTCTGACCCCAGGCTTCTGGGACAGACCGCTGCAGGCATGAGGAACACACATGACGCAACGCGACAACAGCGACCGCAAGCCGCGCGGCAAGGGCCCCAAACGCCCCCGCAAGCCCAAGGTTGATCCGTTCTCCATCGGGGAACTGGAAATCACCGATTACAAAGACGTGAAAATGCTCCGCCGCTTTGTCAGCGACACGGGCAAGATCCTTCCCCGCCGCCGCACCGGCCTCTCGGCCAAGCACCAGCGCCGCATCGCGCAGACGATCAAGATCGCGCGCCAGCTGGCCCTGCTGCCCTACACCGAGAAACTGGTTCGGAAGTAAGGAGCGGACATGCAGATCATCCTTCTGGAACCCAGCAAGCTCGGTAAGACCGGCGACGTCGTGGAAGTCAAGAACGGGTACGCCCGCAACTGGCTGATCCCGCAGGGCATCGCCGCGCCCGCCACCAGCAGCAACATGAAGAGCCTCGAAGCGCGCATCCGCTCGCGCCAGAAGATCCTGGCCGCCGAGAAGAAGACCGCCGAGGACCTCGCCAGCCGCCTGAACGGCGTCGCCGTGGAACTGTCCGTGCGCGCCGGCGAAGGCAAAATCTATGGAGCCGTCACCCACCAGGACGTGGCGAACTCCCTGGACAAGCTCGGCTTCGACGTGGACAAGCGCAAGATCGACATGCCGAAGACCGTCAAGGAAATCGGCGAGTACGACATCGCGTACCGCGCCCACCCCGAAGTCACCATTCCCATGAAGCTCGTCGTTCACGCCAGCAAGTAAACGCGAGAACGCACTGAACAGCCCCCGCCCGAGTGGTGGGGGCTGTTCCTATCCATGCAGGAACTGCGGCAGTTCGCTTCCAGACCTCCGGTGAACTACCCCAGGGTCTTGTACGTCCGCTTCCTGCGCGCATTGACCCGCGTAGCCATCCTGAACGCCCTTTCACACCTTTGGGGCTACACTGCCCTTGGACGTTTCATTCCTTGTGACGTTCATCTCAACCACTTACTGGAGTCGGGGCCGCTCGCGGGCGCGTCCCATTTGAACCGAAAAAGGAGGCAGCATGACGACCATCTGGGTCATTGTGGCGCTCCTGGTCGGGCTGGTCGGGGGATTCCTGGGAGGGCAGTCACGCGGTCTGGGTCAACGGGCCGAGTTGGACGACCGCCTGCAACGGGAAGCCCGTGGGGAAGCGGAACGCATTCGGGCAGGGGCGGAAGCGGAGGCGCGACAGCTACGGGAACAGGCCGACCAGGCCAGACAGGACGCCGCACGGCGGATTCAGGAAGCAGGAGACCGCGAGGCGCAGCTCACGGCCCTGGGGCCACAACTGGACGCGCAACGCGAGCAACTCACCACCCTGCGGGCTCAGGTGGAGACCGAGCGGGCGCAGGCCAAGCAGGACATGGCCCGTGACCGCGAGGCGCTGGCCGGGGACCGTCAGGAAACCCGGCGCGAACGCGACGAGCTCAAACGGGAGATCGAGCGCCTGAACCGCCGCGCCGAGCAGCTGGACGCCCGCGGGGAGAAACTCGACACGCTGGAGGAGCGCCTGGAAGAGCGCGGCCGCACACTGGCCGAGCACGAGGCGGAGCTGGACGGGCGGGGCAAGCAGATCGACCTGAAGCTCTACGAGGTCGCGAACCTCTCGCCGGAGGCGGCACGGGACGAGATCATGTCCAGGCTGGACGCGGAACTGGAAGAGGAAAAGGCCATCCGTGTGAAGGCCATGCACGAGCGGGCGACGGCCGAGGCGCGGCGCACGGCCCGGCACGTGATCGCGCAGGCCATCCAGCGCAGCGCCTCGGAGACGAGCGCCGCGCTGAGCGTGTCCGTGGTGCCCATTCCGAACGACGCCATGAAGGGTCGCCTGATCGGGCGTGAGGGCCGCAACATCCGCGCCTTCGAGGCTCTGACGGGCGTGGATCTGATCATTGACGACACGCCGGAAGCCGTGATCCTCAGTTCCTTCAACCCGGTGCGGCGCGAGGTGGCCAAGCACGTGCTGGACGCCCTGGTCGCGGACGGCCGCATTCACCCCACGCGCATCGAGGAGATGGTGCACAAGGCGCAGGACGAGATGAAGACCTTCATCCACGCGCAGGGGGAGGAGGCCGGGATCGAGGCGGGTGTGGTGGGCATCAAACCGGGACTGGTGCAGTTGCTGGGCCGCATGTACTTCCGCACCAGTTACGGGCAGAACGTCCTGAAGCACTCGATCCAGGTGGCACACCTGACCGGCATCATGGCCGACGAGCTGGGCCTGGACGCCGGCATGGCCCGCCGCGCCGGGCTGATGCACGACGTGGGCAAGAGCATCGATCGCGAGATCGACGGCACGCACGTCGAGATCGGGATCAACCTCGCCAAACGCTTCGGCGAGCCGCACGAGGTCATCGACGCCATCGCGCACCACCACGATCCGGAGAACGGCGAGACACTCTACTCTGTCCTGGTGGCCGCCGCCGATGCCATCAGTGCGGCCCGGCCCGGCGCGCGGCGCGAGGAGCTGGAATCCTACGTGCGCCGCCTGGAGCAACTGGAGCAGATCGCTGTGTCGTTCCCCGGCGTGCAGCAGGCCTACGCCATCCAGGCGGGCCGTGAGGTGCGCGTGATCGTGCAGCCGGACAAGGTCACGGACGCGCAGGCCACGCTGCTCGCCCGGGAGATCGCCGGGCGGGTCGAGCAGGACATGGAGTACCCGGGGCAGGTGCAGGTCACGGTCGTGCGGGAAAGCCGCGCGGTCGAGGTCGCCCGCTAGGTCGAGCGCCTGGGTGGGGCGGCCACGGGCGACCGGGCCGCTCCCTTTTTATGCATACATCCTCGGTATGCCCCGCCATCGGGGCTCTCCAGCACACCGATTTCCGCAGGCCGTGGATCGGCTTGACGGCCGGTGCATACCGCGCTATAGTTCTTCCATCACCGCCGAGAAGGCGGTTTTTTTATTGGATGGCGTCGGAGATCCAGGTCAGG
This genomic window from Deinococcus sp. KSM4-11 contains:
- a CDS encoding single-stranded DNA-binding protein, with amino-acid sequence MARGMNHVYLIGALARDPELRYTPSGTAVFEATVAGEDHIIGTDGRERKLPWYHRVSILGKPAEWQAERNLKGGDAVMVEGNLEYSQWEAPEGGKRSMVRVKALRMEQLGYQPELVQDAGGGVRMGSGMNEVMMIGNVTRDPDLRYTPAGDAVLGLGLAVNETWTDRQGQKQEKTHWIDVTLWRELAESLKDLKKGDPVVVQGRLVNEAWTDKDGNKRNSTKVEATRVEALSRGAATGQAGYAASPATPRTQTASSAARPQANRAPATASRGATTGNRSGGLDIDQGLDDFPPEEEDLPF
- the rpsR gene encoding 30S ribosomal protein S18, which produces MTQRDNSDRKPRGKGPKRPRKPKVDPFSIGELEITDYKDVKMLRRFVSDTGKILPRRRTGLSAKHQRRIAQTIKIARQLALLPYTEKLVRK
- the rny gene encoding ribonuclease Y, which encodes MTTIWVIVALLVGLVGGFLGGQSRGLGQRAELDDRLQREARGEAERIRAGAEAEARQLREQADQARQDAARRIQEAGDREAQLTALGPQLDAQREQLTTLRAQVETERAQAKQDMARDREALAGDRQETRRERDELKREIERLNRRAEQLDARGEKLDTLEERLEERGRTLAEHEAELDGRGKQIDLKLYEVANLSPEAARDEIMSRLDAELEEEKAIRVKAMHERATAEARRTARHVIAQAIQRSASETSAALSVSVVPIPNDAMKGRLIGREGRNIRAFEALTGVDLIIDDTPEAVILSSFNPVRREVAKHVLDALVADGRIHPTRIEEMVHKAQDEMKTFIHAQGEEAGIEAGVVGIKPGLVQLLGRMYFRTSYGQNVLKHSIQVAHLTGIMADELGLDAGMARRAGLMHDVGKSIDREIDGTHVEIGINLAKRFGEPHEVIDAIAHHHDPENGETLYSVLVAAADAISAARPGARREELESYVRRLEQLEQIAVSFPGVQQAYAIQAGREVRVIVQPDKVTDAQATLLAREIAGRVEQDMEYPGQVQVTVVRESRAVEVAR
- the rpsF gene encoding 30S ribosomal protein S6; its protein translation is MNTYDLNLILNPNLSAEQVQIEKDFIESTMKNAGAELSNLDDLGNRRLAYQVGKDREGYYLMYTIKAGGNPEKDIASTLRLRDHVRRVLVVKDRPEWKTKKA
- a CDS encoding DinB family protein, with product MTQESPAQEPQHPIDGILDILKEAVEGGTPGQGTAFLDGTKADGSGNHGLLATLDSIDAVQASHDVNGTSIAGQARHAAFHMEVIVRWERDGDRGPFDWKGSFLPPQVTPDEWGALRTRVQAAYEGVVAFAQSRRAAPVDGDVTGGLAGAVAHVAYHLGAILQMVKIVS
- the rplI gene encoding 50S ribosomal protein L9: MQIILLEPSKLGKTGDVVEVKNGYARNWLIPQGIAAPATSSNMKSLEARIRSRQKILAAEKKTAEDLASRLNGVAVELSVRAGEGKIYGAVTHQDVANSLDKLGFDVDKRKIDMPKTVKEIGEYDIAYRAHPEVTIPMKLVVHASK